A window of Blautia argi genomic DNA:
AAAAATTAACCCGCTCCAATCCCAATCCGGAAGATGGAGAACCTCTGTATAATTTAGGATTGTGTTTAAAATTTCAGGGAAGATTATCTGAGGCGTATGATGCTTTTTATAAGGCCACCTGGAATGGTGCATGGCAAGACGCTGCTTTTTATCAAATGGCTTGTATTGCCTGTATTCAGAAAGATTACAAAACAGCACTGGAGCATATTGAGCGTTCTATTGTGAGAAATTATCACAACATGAAAGCGAGAAATTTAAAAGCAGCGATATTAAGAAAAATGGGATTTCCGGACAAGGCAGAGGCCTGGCTGAAAACGGCCGGCGATATTGATGTGTTAGATTTAGGAAGCAGGTTTGAACAGTCCTTTATTTCAGAAGTAAAAGGGAAAGATCCGGAAATCTACAGAACAGAAGCTGACAAAATACTGGAAGGAAATTATCAGACCTATTTAGAACTGGCAATTGATTATCTGGAAGCCGGTATGGTAGAAGAGGCAGAGGTGATCCTGAACAGAAGCAGAGCATTGAACCAGGCAGAAGACGCGGTATACCCAATGGTATTTTATTATCTGGCTTTCTGTGCGATGATAAGAGGAAAGAGAGCGCAGGCGATTTCTCTGGCTGAAAAAGGAGAGCAGGCAGCAGCAGATTATTGTTTTCCACATCGACTGGAAGATATTAAAGTTCTGGAAGCAATGCAAAATTTAGAAATACCGGTACCTATGGCAGCTTATTGTTTGGGGAATTTATGGTACGATAAAAAGCAATATAAAGAAGCAGTAGAAAACTGGGAAATGACGGCAAGATTAAAACCGGAATTCCCAACAGCACACAGAAATTTGGCGCTGGCTTATTACAATAAAGAACAGAATCCGGAAAAGGCCAGAAGAGAACTGGAAACAGCCTACAAAATGGATGAAACAGATTCCAGAGTATTAATGGAGTTAGATCAACTTTATAAAAAGACCGGAGTTCCGGCAAAAAAACGTTTGGAAATCTTAAGTAAGCATATGGAACAGGTGGAAGACAGAGATGATTTAATGGTAGAGTATATTACCCTGTTAAATATCACCGGTGCCTATGAAGAGGCTCTGCGTCTTGCAGAAACAAGACAATTCCATCCATGGGAAGGCGGAGAAGGAAAGATTCCGAAACAGTATGTGACTGCTTTGGTTCAGTTAGCAAAAAAGGCTTTGAAAGCAGGAGAGAATAAAAAGGCAGAGTCTTATCTTCTGAAAGCATCTGGTTCTTATCCGTATAACCTGGGAGAAGGAAAGTTGTACGGGGCGCAGGAAAATCATATTTATTATTATCTGGGAATTGCTTATGAGAGAATGGGAGAACAGGAAAAGGCAGAGTCTTGTTTTGAAACCGCTTCTACTGGTATTTCTGAACCTGTAGGCGCCATGTATTACAATGACCAGCCGCCTGAAATGATTTATTATCAGGGTGCAGCCCTTGCAAAATTAGGAAAAGATGAAGCGGCCAGGGGCAGATTCCATAAACTTATAGGATACGGGGAAAAACATTTATATGATGAGATGCGAATTGATTATTTTGCTGTATCTTTGCCGGATTTATTGATTTTTGACGAGGATTTGAATCTGAAAAATAAAATGCACTGTTTGTTTATGATGGGGCTTGGAAAATTAGGTATGGGTCAGAAAAAAGAAGCAGAAGAGTATTTTTCTCAGATTTTAAAAACAGATGGAAACCATCAGGGAGCTTTGAATATACCAGAAGAGGTTTAGAGATATGAAAGTTGTAAAAGTAAAAGACTATGATGAAATGACTGCTTATTTACTGAAATTATTTACGAAACAGCTGGCAGAAAAGCCGGATTCTGTACTTTCGTTTACTACAGGAGCCACCCCCAGAGGACTTTTGGAAGCTATGGCAGAAAAAGTAAATGAAGGGTTGGATATCAGCCAGAGCATTTTTTGCAACTTAGATGAATATGTGGGGAAGCGTGATGGTGCATATAGTGTTTTTCGATTTATGCATGAACATTTTTATGACAGGATTAAGATGCAGCCAAAAGAGATACATATGCTGAATGCAGAAGCTGAGGATCAGCAAAAGGAGATAGAACGGTATGGAAAAATTCTGGGAAGATACCCGAGAGATATACAGCTTCTTGGATTGGGAACCAATGGTCATATTGGTGCGAATGAGCCCGGAACCTCTTTTTTATCTACTTTGTTTGTGGCTGACAGTGAGGAAAGTACACGGATTGCCACACAAAAATTATTTGGTCTGACGTGGGAAGAAACACCAAAGCAGATGTATACTATGGGATTTCAGGAAATTATGGCTGCAAGATGTGTGATTTTGGCGGCATCAGGAAAAGAAAAAGCAAAAGCAGTACAAAAAATGCTGGAGGGAGAGATTACAGAGAATCTGCCCGCAAGTTATTTGAGAATGCATCCGAATGCAGTTGTTGTCATTGACCAGGAAGCAGCATCTCTTTTAGAATAAAGGAGGCGACACGATGAACATTGTTATAGAAAGACCTCCCAGGGGAATTATGATTTCAACCTGGAGAATGTCCTATCAAGGGCTTACAGAAGCAGGGAAATTACTGGTATCAGGTTCGACTCTTCCTGAAGCGATCCTTCACAGTGTAAAGTCTGTAGAGGATAATGAAAAATATGTATCTGTTGGATATGGAGGATTGCCAAACAGAGAAGGAGAAGTAGAACTGGATGCTGCTTATATGGATGGAAATACGCTAGAGGTTGGTGCCGTTATGGCAGTAAAACAGATAAAAAATCCCATAGAGGTAGCTTATGATTTGAGTCATAAGAAGCGCAGCAGTGTATTGGTTGGAACAGGCGCTGAAATGTATGCCAGACAAAGAGGGTTTGCATTTAAAAATATGTTGACAGAATCTTCTTTTCAACGATATCTGAAAGAACGGACGCTGGATAAAGATGAGGAAAAAAGAACTGCCTATGAGGGACATGATACCGTATGTGTGATTGGACGAAGCGGAGAACATATGGCTTGCGGAGTATCTACTTCTGGTTTGTATATGAAGCATCCGGGAAGAATTGGGGATAGTCCTCTTATAGGATCCGGATTTTATGCAGATTCTTCTGCAGGTGCAGCGGCAGCTACCGGAGTAGGAGAAGATATCATGAAGGGCTGCTTATCCTTTGCGATTACTGAGAAAATCAGAGAAGGTGTGGCAGTACAGGAAGCTTGTGAACAATGCCTTTTGCAGCATTTAAGAAGGTTGGAAACTTTGGGATACGGTAATGGGGGAATGTCGGTAATTGCTATGGATAAAGAAGGAAATACAGGGGCAGCAACGACTCTGAGCGCCTTTCCGTTTGTTATATCTGATGGTAAAGAGTGTAAAATCTATATCGCCTCCGGAAATCAGGAGAACGGGGAACATAAAATTTTTATTCCGGATTCCCAGTGGCTGGAAGAGTGCAGTGCAGACTGGATTTTTATGAATTAACCAGAAAAAATTGCCTTCCCTTCTGCAATAAAGTTATTCAGGCTTATATTGGCAGAAAGGAAAGGCAATTTTTAGTTAGGTATAGGACTGTGTCTGGTTTTTCTAAAAAATTTCTTTGCTGATTTTTTTGATTACGTCACTGGCAGCCTCATAAACTCCCGGGAATGTACTGATTCCAAGCCCCTGTGTCAGACATGGAATATAGTATTTTTTTGCCATTTTCTTTGCAGATTTTCCGTACTTCTGTATCTACCAGTTCAGGCGTCCAGTCCGGTCTGTCAATGGAAGCGCTGTCAATACCGCCCATAAAGGTGATTTTGCCGCCGTATTTTTCAATGAGTTCCGGAATATTATTGGAGCTCATGGTTCCCTGCCAGATATCAACACCCATGTCAATCATATAAGGCACAAGGGTTGCTGCATAGGAATCGCAGTGATGAATAATCAATTCTATGCCGTGTGATTTATAATATCCGTAAATTTTCTTATACGCAGGAAGAATGAATTCTTCAAACATAGCAGGTGAAATAAAGGTAGAAGTCTGGCTTCCCCAGTCATCATGGTGGAAAATAGCATCAGGTTTTATGTATTTACAGATTTTTTCTGCGTACTGTAATTCCCATTCTGTCAGATAGTCGATTAATTCCCGGGTAGCTTCTGGTTCTTCATAGAAATTCATCAGGCAGTTCTGGATTTCCTGCAAATGGTGACATTGCTCAAAAATACCTGGTGCTATAAACTGTGTGGCAAAATATTCTTTCCGGTCGATTTCTTCTGCTGCTTTGATATAAGGTTCCCATTCTGCGTCAGAATAGTCCAGCTTTGGTGCATGTACAGATTCCTTCCAGTTCGTGATATCTTTGCAGACAATGTGTTCTTCGTCATGTACCGGGAAACCGCCGGGTGTTCCTTCCGGCCATACATTTGTGACACCCCAGGCATTTTTTACGGGGCCTTTTCCGTATTCCGGAGAGGGATTGTTTACAGAGTAAGGATTGTCAGTAATCATGGCCAATGCCTCATATTGATTTACATAACGGTCAGGTTTTCCCCCACGGATAGTTTCCAATAAGTTTTGCCTTTTTGTGAGCATACGCAATACCTCCTTGTGACTGGGTGCAGCCCGTACACCCATAAATTCCTGTTAGAGAACTGCCGCATCGGGTATAAAAAATACTTGCTTGCTGTTTCGTGCGTCAGCCTCTTCATTCTTAGATTTATGATAACAGGAATAGGGCTTTTCTGTAAATCCGTATAAATAAGGTAAAAACCCTGTAGCATTACGACAAAGTGTAGGAGAGCCACAAGGTTTGATAAGAACTTAAATGTCTTCTCCTTCCAGAAGCCGAAAAGAGAGGTTCAGATAAAAAAGTTCGTCCGGGTCTTCCAGGTCTGTTTCCAAAATACTCTTAATCCGCTCCAGCCGGTACAGAAAGGTACTTCTGTGGATAAATAAGGCCTTGGCGCTTTGTACGGTATTCAGATTATGCTCCAGGTAGACCCTCAGAGTTTTCATGTATTCCGTATTCTGCACTTTGTCGGATTTTTGTAAATCCAACAGTTTTTCATAACAGAGCATATATCCGGGAAGGGTTTTTACAGACTGACGCAGAATATAGGGCAGGGCAATCTGGTTAAAGTGGTGAATCCAGAGTTGAGGACGGATTTCCAGTCCAAGTTTAAGGGCGGTAAGCCCCTGTAAATACTGCCTGCGAAGATTCATGTGTCCGCACATGGAACGGCTGTAACCTGCCTTTAACATACTGTCCCGGATAAAGTATACCAGTTCGCGAAAGATGTCATCTGCCTCCATATGAAGAAGTGTTTCATTATAAAAGGTGACGACATGGTCTTTAAATACAAGACTGCAGGAAGCAGAAAATTTATTTTTAATAAACTGGCAGACCATGTTTCCATTTAAGGAAGAAGGACCCTCTGTCTGAAGGACAGAGCAAAGATAGGTATGCTCAGGAAGCCAGCCTACATTTGTAAGCAAATGGCTGATACCCATATAATCTGCAGTACGGTCTGACAGGATACTCTGGAAAATAGACTGGAGTGTTGTACTGCGGGAGGAGGATTCTGAGTGCATACGGTTCAGAAGATATTCTGCATGCTGTGCCAGAATAGTAATGAGATACTGGTCTGCATCTGTAAGCGGTATTTTATTTTCCAAAACAGAGAGCAGGTAAGCAGGCTTTTCGTCCAGAAACAGGCGCATATTTAAGGAACAGTGTCCTGTAAGATAAGCAGGGAACAAAAATGGCTTTGGTGAGGCTTCCTCTGAGCGGAAATTTCCGTCCTGGATCAGCGCGTGGATATAGTCCAGGCGAAGGGAATCATTTTCAAAAATCTGTCCGGAGTCAGGAAGCTGGGACAAGCCACGGTGAGCTACAAGAGAAAAGTCCATATTCATAATGCAAAGCGGATTGTTAAACACAGGCTGGGAAATCTCAAGCAAATCGGAAAGAGAACCGTTTTGGTGACAGACAGAGATTAACTGCTGCTCCCATTCTTCATAGTAATCAAAAATAGACTGAATACAGTTGAATACGTGAATCACAGAGGTATGGCAGGATAAGAGCAGACAGGAGAAACGTCCATCTGGAAGAAAGGACGTTTCATCTCTCTGGCAGATAATCAGTACAGCATCTTCCGGTATGGATCGGAATACCTCTAAATCCAGAATGGCGTCTGTAAGATAAATGTGGTTGTTTTTAAACCCCTTGTCTGCCTCAAGGAAAAAAGGGCGGGCAAGGGGCTGATTTTTGGATAGAAGTCTGTAATCGGCAATTTGAAAGTGTTCTTTCAGATTCTGATACAGTAAAATTGATGTAAGCTGCAAAGTGTATTCCTCCTGTGGTTTTCAGACAATAAAAGTTTTTGCCATTTCTGCGGCATCTACAGCAGATTCGGTATAAGCGTCGGCACCAATGTGTTCTGCAAATTCTTTTGTTACAGCGCCGCCGCCTACCATAATTTTCAGGCGGTGTTCCGTATCAGACTGACGAAGCGCCTTCACTGCATGCTGCATACTGGGACATGCTGTGGTAAGCAGAGTGGACAGACAGACAATGGATACCTCAGGGTTCTGGCGCACTGCCTTTAAAAACTGTTTTTCTGAAATATCCACCCCTAAATCAATGACCTTAAAGCCTGCGCTGCGGAACATAATAGCTACCAGATTTTTGCCTACGTCGTGCAAATCCCCTTCCACAGTTCCCAGAATTATTGTGCCCACATACAATCCCCGCTCAGATTCCAGGCCGGGAGTGAGAATATCCAGCCCTTTACGCATACAGCGGGCAGAGGATAAAATTCTGGGAATATCTGCTTCATTATTTTTATAGCGTTCTCCCATCTCCCGCATAGCGGGAACCATGGCTTCGTCCAGAATTTTAATGGCGGGAATATGCTGTTTTAACGCCTGTGTTATTACCTGTTCTGTTATCTTGTAATGTCCGTTTTCCACGGATTGTCTAATCTCTTCCAATGTTGTCATGCTACACCCCGTAATTGCTGAATTTATGATTTCTATTATAGCTTTTCAGTAAGTAAAAAACAACTGGTATATGAAATTGTACAGGGGCCGTAGTAGTAGGGCAGATTATTGTCCTGACATACCTGTGTAACCAGCATACCGTATGCTTCCATGGACGCAAAGGATTTGTCAGGGAAGCGGCAGGGCGCATCTGGATAGGTGCAGGAGGTGCAGCGGGTACAGCAGCCTGCGCCAATGGCAAGCATATGGGGATAAAGAGGACGTAGAAGGCTTTCCATTGTGGAAAAGTGGGCTTTATGTGCAGCTTCTGTTTCCATCATGCCCTCTCCGTCCATGGAATCCTCCAGTTCCCCTACGGTTTGTACCAGAATTCCATGGCTGTATTTTTGCACTCTTTCTTCACATTCCTGCAGGGCGCCGCAGCCGGGAGGGCAGGACCAGTTTTTATCATACATATGGCAGGCGTTACTTGCACACATCTGGCGCACCTCTGGTAAGAGCTTTATGGTAGAACAGTCCAGAGGTGCAATATGGGTAAAGCCAGCCTGCTTTCCTAAACGTTTTAATTCTTCGATTCTTATTTTCATATGAACACGTCCTTTTATCGTGGATTTGTTTTGCGGTTTTATGGTTCTGTTGGGGGGAATTCCAGTTCATCAATAAAGCAGTCCTGGAATTCCGACAGCATAGCCAGTTCCAGGAAATCCAACTGATTCATCAGTGTTTGGCTGTATTCTCGTTCCGCTTTATTCAGCAGAGCAATTTTAGCCCCTTCTCCTGCTGCATTTCCAACAGGAACAATTTTCTTCTGGAGAGCAGAAGGCAGAAGACCGATGGCACAGGCGCTGTCCGGGGACATATAGGTGCCAAAAGCTCCGGCAATGCAGACGCGGTCAATCTGGCTGTGTGTGATACCCAGATGTTTTTCCAGAAGGAGAATTCCGGCGGCAATTGCTCCTTTGGCAAGCTGAACTTCCCGGATATCCTTTTGTGTCAGGTAAACAGAAGGGTATTCTTTCTGAAAAACAAAAGCGGTCAGATTTCCCTGTGTCGTCATATGTGAGGCAAGTTCTTCCCCATAAAGTGTCTGTACTTCGTCCCGGGCGAGAAGGCGACCCATTTCGTCTATTATTCCCAGTTTCCGAAGACAGGCAACTGCGTCAATGAGTCCGGAACCGCAAATACCTGTGGGCTGCTGGTTTCCTATGACAGAAATCTGGAATTTTCCATGTGAAAAGTTTACATGGTCTATGGCGCCTTCTGCGCCTCGCATACCGCACTCAATTTTAGCGCCCTCAAAGGCAGGGCCTGCGGCAGTAGAGCAGCATACCAATTTTTCTCTGTTTCCAAGAACAATTTCTCCATTGGTTCCTATGTCCACTAAAAGTGTTATGTCCCTGGATAAATCCGGGCGCAGAGCCAGCAGACAGCCCATGGTGTCAGCGCCTACAAAACCGGCAATAACAGGAAGAAAGAACAGTTGTCCCTGGGGGTGAATCTGTATTCCAAAATCAGCGGCCTTTGCCTGAAGAAGCCCTTTTTGATACGGTCTGTAAGGTGCCAATACCAGAGAATCCATGGGAAAATCAAAGAAAATATGATGCATACAGGTGTTGCCTACCAGACAAAGCTGTACAATCTGTTCCCGGGAAATCTGTTGTTTTTCAGCCAGAGCAGTAATTAAGTCATCAAGAGCCTGATGGATACAGGAGGAGAGTTCTGTGTTTTTGTGCTGCATGCAGTAATCAGCTCTGGAAATTACGTCAGCGCCATAGGCTGTCTGGGGATTTACCATGCCGGCAGTACAGATTTCTTTGCCGGAATTGCCGTCTATCAGATAAGAGGCAATGGTGGTGGTACCGATATCAAAAGCAACCAGATAAGGATTTTTCACATCTTTGGGGAAAGAAGAGGGTGAAAACTTTACCCTTCTTATAGATGTGTTTGTAAGGATCTGATGCTTTTGGGGAAGCCTTTGTGTGTCTACAGTCAGGTTTTTCCATACTTTTGTCTGGCAGGCAAGGACGGTTTTAGTTTCTCCTCCATCTGTTTTTAGCTGTACCAGACATTTGCCGCAGGTTCCCTGTCCCCCACAGGGTGCGTCCGGAAAGATTCCCGTGCTTCTGGCAGCATTCATAATCGTGCTTCCTGCCGAAACCTGTACAGTACGCCCTTCCCGAAGAAAAGTCACCTGACAGAGAGCGGCATTATCCCTGTTTTTTGAAATTTTCTCCATAAAGAATCCTCCTCGCATGTAATACAAACATTATACCACGAGCGCAGAAAAGGAAGCGCCATAGGCATTTCCTTATCAAGCCGTGGACTGCCGGTATAATCTGCTACGGTAGTAGCAGCAAGCCGAAGAATTCGGCTTGGTTTGCATGTAATGCAAACATTATACCACACAAAAACTGCTGCAGAAGGTGATGCTGGGAGTTTTTTCATACTCCGGGCGTTGTGTTTCTGCAGCAGTGTCTTTTTTATGATTATGCAGCCAGTTCTTTTGCTTTTTGGGCAGCGGAAGCGGCATCAGGGGTATAGGCGTCTGCACCGATTTCGTCTGCAAATTTCTGGGTAATAGGCGCGCCGCCAACCATTACCTTGATATTTTTGCGGAAGTCTGCCTCATTTAAAGCAGCTACCGTATCTTTCAGGGCAGGCATTGTGGTGGTGAGCAAAGCAGACAGACCTACGATTTTTACGTCGGGATTTTCGGTAATGGCAGCCATAAATTTATCCACGGATACGTCAACCCCAAGGTCAATGACTTCAAATCCGGCGCTTTCAATCATCATGGCAACCAGGTTTTTTCCGATGTCGTGTAAATCTCCGGCAACTGTACCGATGATCATTTTGCCGCACACAGCGCCGCTATCTCCGGCAAGATGCGGTTTCAGGACTTCCACACCCTTTTTCATGGCTTTTGCAGCAATGAGCATTTCAGGAACAAAGATTTCATTTTTTTTGAAACGTTCTCCAACAAGTCCCATGGCATCAATCATGGCATTTAAAATTTCCGGTGCAGCGCACCCTCCGTCAAGGGCTTCCTGTACAAGATTGGGTACTAATTTGGCTTTTCCGGCAGCAACTGCGTCCGCAACAGTTTGAATCTGACTCATAATAAAATCCTCCTTTTATATAGCTTTTTATGTTATTTTACAGGTCCAAGTAGGCCTTCTCTGTACGCTCCTATGTATTCCATGCAGTAGTCGTCCAGCCCGAGAAGCGCCTCCGTGGCATAAATATGTCCAAGCATATCCCGGTTGGCGGGATCTAAAATAGCACTGTCCAGTCCTGCATTCATGGCAAGTGTCAAAAAGCAGCAGTTCATCAGTTTTCTCACAGGCAGATGAAAGGAAATATTGCTGATAGCTGCCGTGATGTGTATGGAAGGATACTGTTTCCGGATTGTGGATATCACTTCTACATTCATGGCAATTCCGTCTTCAGAAGTACAAAGCATTTCCACCAGAGGGTCAATGTGAATCCTGGAAGGGGAAATATGATATTCCTCAGCCTTTTCCATAATATGACGGAAAACACGAAGACGATCTTCGGCTGTTTTAGGAATTCCCGTGTTGTCGCTTAAAAGTGCGATAACCTGCCAGTCCTTATTTTCTTCTTTTGCCAGAATCGGAAAGATTTTGTCAATTTTTTCTCCTTCGCCTGATACAGAATTAAAGATTCCCGGTTGTTTGCAATGGGTGTAGACCTGTGCCAGCACATCAGGGCTTGGACTGTCAATGGAAATGGGCAAATCTGTAACTTCCTGTATACAGTCAATCAGCCATTTCAAAGTTTCCGCTTCCATATTTTCCGGTACAGAGGCACAACAGTCAATATAAGAAGCATTGGCATCAGCCTGTATTTTTGCTCTGTTCTTTATAAAGTCCGCGTCCCTGTCGGCAATGGCCTTAGCGACAGCGGGAATGGAGCCGTTGATTTTTTCACCAATAATAATCATGATATACAGCCTCCTTATTCGTTCTTTCTACCTGTATTTTAACAGAAAGCAGGCAGGGGAGATATTCTATAAAGTGTTTGTAATTTGAGAAGAGTCTTCATACAGAGTGTAGGAGAACAAAAACTGCTCTTTACTCAGATGAAACAAAAGAGAAGAATTGAGGAATTTGCATAAAAGAAAAGTCCGGAGGACAGGGAAAAAAAGAAAAAATAATTTTGAGCGCGTTAGCACGTCAAAGTGCGAAAAGTCAAAAGGGAGAAGTGCCGGAAAGGGTATTGTTTCCGGGCTTTAAAAGTGCTATGATAACAAACCGTAAAGAGAAACTTTAAAAAATAGTTAAGAAAGAAAAAGAAAAGAGGCAATGCTATATGGCAGCAAAAGAAAAGAAAACAGAGGGAAAAAAGAGCTTTAAACAGAAATTTCACGATTACTGCATGAGGCAGTCACATATTGCACCAATAGGACTGAATGATAAGGAAGACAAATATTATCACAGTATTTTTAACTTTGAGAAATAAAGAAAAGCTTTCAAGTATATGAAGGAAAAAGAACCGCTGCGCAAACGGCAGAAAGAGATATCCCAAAGGGAAACAGGGGGAGATTTCGGAGGCTGTCTGTGCAGTGGTTTTTTGCTGTGAAAACATCTTGAATTTTTTCAGATACATGGAGTATAATGTCTTTCACAATTAGTACAAACAGACAAAAGAGGAGGAGAGTATGAGAGCTGGTACATGGAGAGAAAAGCTGATAGGAGATAAGAGATTTTATAAAATGGTACTGCTGATTGCAGTTCCTATTATGATTCAGAATGGTATTACCAATTTTGTAAGCCTTCTGGATAACATTATGGTAGGTCAGGTTGGAACAGAACAGATGACAGGTGTTGCCATTGTCAATCAGTTGATTTTTGTATACAACCTGTGCATTTTCGGCGGTGTGTCCGGCGCCGGAATTTTTACCGCGCAGTTTTTCGGGCAGAAAGATGACGAAGGGGTTGCCAATACCATGCGGTTTAAACTGTATATGGGAATTCTTCTGACAGGTGTGACAATCCTGTTGTTCCTTGCCTTTGGTGAACCTTTGATTCAGATGTATTTAAAAGGAAATCAGGACGGCGGAGATGTGGCCGCTGCTCTGCGCTATGGAAAAGAGTACCTTGGAATTATGTTGATTGGTCTGCCGCCCTTTATGTTAGTGCAGGTTTATGCCAGTACCTTAAGAGAATGCGGGAGAACCATAACACCTATGAAAGCAGGAATTGCAGCCGTAGTGGTAAACCTGGTATTTAACTATTTTCTGATTTACGGAAAATTCGGATTTCCTGAATTAGGGGTAGCAGGTGCGGCTGTTGCCACTGTGATGTCCCGTTATGTAGAGGCCTTTATTGTTGTGGGATGGACGCACAGACACAAAGAAATTAATACCTATATTCCGGGGCTTTATAAAACCATGCGGATACCGGGATATCTGGTAAAGCGGATTTTGATTAAGGGGACACCTCTGCTTCTCAATGAAACACTCTGGGCAGCAGGCATGGCGATTTTACTGCAGTGTTATTCCGTCAGAGGTATGAATGTGGTGGCAGGTATGAATATTTCCAATACGATTTCAAATCTGTTTAATGTGGTGTTTATTGCCCTGGGGGATTCTGTTGCCATTGTAGTAGGGCAGCTTTTAGGAGCAGGCAAGATGGAAGAAGCAAAAGATACAGATCGAAAGATGATTGTATTTTCCGTGGCATGCTGTACTCTGGTGGCGCTGGTTATGCTGATGATTGCACCGTTGTTTCCACAGCTTTATAACACCAATGTCCAGTCCAGAGAGTTTGCCAAATATTTTATTATGGTAACGGCTGTATTTATGCCCCAGAATGCCTTTTTGCATGCCGCATACTTTACTCTGCGTTCCGGGGGAAAGACTATTGTCACTTTCTTTTTCGATAGTGTATTTATCTGTTGTGTAAGTGTGCCAATTGCTTATCTGCTGGGTCATTTTACAGACTTGTATGTGGTGTATATTTTTATCGCGGTGCAGCTTGCAGATATTATTAAGTGTGTGATTGGCTTTATTCTGGTGAAAAAGGGCGTGTGGCTACAGAATATTGTAGAGGTGTAGGGTGATAAGACTTTATTTATGAGATATCCGGGATATTCTCTGTTAAATTGTTTTTTATATAGACCTATCTCTTGACATAGGAGTCCCTGTTTATTACACTGAAAACAAATAAAAAACAGGAGGTCTGATATGTCAAAATACGCAGGAACAAAAACAGAGAAAAACCTTATGGAAGCTTTTGCAGGAGAGTCACAGGCACGCAATAAATACACCTATTATGCATCAGCAGCAAAAAAGGCAGGATTTGTACAGATGGCAAATCTTTTTGAAGAAACCGCAAACCAGGAAAAAGAGCATGCAAAAATGTGGTTTAAGGAGTTTCATGGTATCGGAACACCGGAAGAAAACCTGACTGATGCGGCTCAGGGAGAACATGAAGAATGGACAGATATGTACAAACGCATGGCAGAAGAAGCGAGGGAGGAAGGCTTTACAGAACTGGCCAAGAAGTTTGAACTGGTTGCAGAAATTGAAGCAGCACATGAAAGGCGCTACTTAAAGCTTCTGGAATCCCTGAAACAGGGAGAAACCTTTAAAGGAGAGGCTCCTTTAGGATGGAAGTGTAACAACTGTGGATACATTCATATGGGTGATGAAGCGC
This region includes:
- a CDS encoding DUF5107 domain-containing protein, yielding MGERKVSVWEEDVVIPTYPVGKPNKNPMFLEKRVYQGSSGKVYPHPVIDKIYDEKVDKTYHAVYLENEYLKIMVLPELGGRIQRATDKTNNYDFVYYNHVIKPALVGLAGPWISGGIEFNWPQHHRPSTYDPVSFYTAENEDGSCTVYVSEVENMFRTKGMAAFTLYPGKAYLEIKAQLYNRTSTQQTFLWWANPAVPVNEYTQSVFPPDVHAVMDHGKRAVSRFPIATGTYYKMDYSAGVDISRYKNIPVPTSYMAYHSDYNFVGGYDYKEKAGILHVADHHISPGKKQWTWGCGEFGQAWDRNLTDEDGPYVELMTGCFTDNQPDFTWMQPYEEKVFTQYFMPYKGVGMVKNASTDAAVGVEVEGNKAKVTVYVTGEEPDAQVCVYRNGEEIYNKRLTLSPAEAFQDILEQPEQMQEWELKISVQNREGKELISYEGKKPEIEKIPDPATEAPLPKDAKTTEDLYLYGKHLEQYRHATYEPADYYLEGLRRDETDVRLNNAYGSLLFRRGKIKESEKYFRQAIEKLTRSNPNPEDGEPLYNLGLCLKFQGRLSEAYDAFYKATWNGAWQDAAFYQMACIACIQKDYKTALEHIERSIVRNYHNMKARNLKAAILRKMGFPDKAEAWLKTAGDIDVLDLGSRFEQSFISEVKGKDPEIYRTEADKILEGNYQTYLELAIDYLEAGMVEEAEVILNRSRALNQAEDAVYPMVFYYLAFCAMIRGKRAQAISLAEKGEQAAADYCFPHRLEDIKVLEAMQNLEIPVPMAAYCLGNLWYDKKQYKEAVENWEMTARLKPEFPTAHRNLALAYYNKEQNPEKARRELETAYKMDETDSRVLMELDQLYKKTGVPAKKRLEILSKHMEQVEDRDDLMVEYITLLNITGAYEEALRLAETRQFHPWEGGEGKIPKQYVTALVQLAKKALKAGENKKAESYLLKASGSYPYNLGEGKLYGAQENHIYYYLGIAYERMGEQEKAESCFETASTGISEPVGAMYYNDQPPEMIYYQGAALAKLGKDEAARGRFHKLIGYGEKHLYDEMRIDYFAVSLPDLLIFDEDLNLKNKMHCLFMMGLGKLGMGQKKEAEEYFSQILKTDGNHQGALNIPEEV
- a CDS encoding glucosamine-6-phosphate deaminase, translated to MKVVKVKDYDEMTAYLLKLFTKQLAEKPDSVLSFTTGATPRGLLEAMAEKVNEGLDISQSIFCNLDEYVGKRDGAYSVFRFMHEHFYDRIKMQPKEIHMLNAEAEDQQKEIERYGKILGRYPRDIQLLGLGTNGHIGANEPGTSFLSTLFVADSEESTRIATQKLFGLTWEETPKQMYTMGFQEIMAARCVILAASGKEKAKAVQKMLEGEITENLPASYLRMHPNAVVVIDQEAASLLE
- a CDS encoding isoaspartyl peptidase/L-asparaginase, with protein sequence MNIVIERPPRGIMISTWRMSYQGLTEAGKLLVSGSTLPEAILHSVKSVEDNEKYVSVGYGGLPNREGEVELDAAYMDGNTLEVGAVMAVKQIKNPIEVAYDLSHKKRSSVLVGTGAEMYARQRGFAFKNMLTESSFQRYLKERTLDKDEEKRTAYEGHDTVCVIGRSGEHMACGVSTSGLYMKHPGRIGDSPLIGSGFYADSSAGAAAATGVGEDIMKGCLSFAITEKIREGVAVQEACEQCLLQHLRRLETLGYGNGGMSVIAMDKEGNTGAATTLSAFPFVISDGKECKIYIASGNQENGEHKIFIPDSQWLEECSADWIFMN
- a CDS encoding PucR family transcriptional regulator, whose translation is MQLTSILLYQNLKEHFQIADYRLLSKNQPLARPFFLEADKGFKNNHIYLTDAILDLEVFRSIPEDAVLIICQRDETSFLPDGRFSCLLLSCHTSVIHVFNCIQSIFDYYEEWEQQLISVCHQNGSLSDLLEISQPVFNNPLCIMNMDFSLVAHRGLSQLPDSGQIFENDSLRLDYIHALIQDGNFRSEEASPKPFLFPAYLTGHCSLNMRLFLDEKPAYLLSVLENKIPLTDADQYLITILAQHAEYLLNRMHSESSSRSTTLQSIFQSILSDRTADYMGISHLLTNVGWLPEHTYLCSVLQTEGPSSLNGNMVCQFIKNKFSASCSLVFKDHVVTFYNETLLHMEADDIFRELVYFIRDSMLKAGYSRSMCGHMNLRRQYLQGLTALKLGLEIRPQLWIHHFNQIALPYILRQSVKTLPGYMLCYEKLLDLQKSDKVQNTEYMKTLRVYLEHNLNTVQSAKALFIHRSTFLYRLERIKSILETDLEDPDELFYLNLSFRLLEGEDI